The bacterium genome includes a window with the following:
- the fusA gene encoding elongation factor G, whose protein sequence is MISDISRIRNIGISAHIDSGKTTLTERILFYTRRIHAMHDVKGKDGVGATMDHMELERERGITITSAATYVTWKDHYINIIDTPGHVDFTIEVERALRVLDGAVLVLCAVAGVQSQSITVDRQMRRYGVPRLAFVNKCDRTGAHPDKVVRDLREKLGLRAVLMQLPIGLEAKFEGLVDLVEMKAIYFRGPDGNDLEYAEIPADMKALADERRADMLDTLTLFSDELTEAVLEGTETVEQIHAAIRKGVLALQLVPVFIGSAYKNKGVQPLLDAVTRYLPSPLDRTAEAIATGDEEKSVRLTSDPDKPTVALAFKLDEGRYGQLTFIRVYEGKLVKGGTVVNQRNGRKVKLGRIVRMHADEMQDIEDAGAGDICGLFGIDCHSGDTFTSEGVDLTMTSMHVPDPVISLSLKPADNAAAAKVGKALSRFTKEDPTFRVRVDEESGETVISGMGELHLDVYVERMRREYGAEVTTGAPQVAYREAISRRAEFNYLHKKQTGGSGQYARVAGYLEPLQGADYEFVDDIKGGLIPSEYIPSCDKGFRSALAKGAMIGFPIVGIRVVINDGAAHAVDSSDMAFQAAARKAFREAYRRAGPQILEPLMKVSVEGPGEFQGTIYRSLMQRRGTIIGSMEDEGFARIDAEVPLSEMFGYSTDLRSATQGKAEFTMEFARYTPVPREVSEKLLTEYKGAAAAAAEEE, encoded by the coding sequence ATGATCAGCGACATCAGCCGGATCCGGAACATCGGAATCTCCGCGCACATCGACTCGGGCAAGACGACGCTGACCGAGCGGATCTTGTTCTACACGCGCCGCATCCACGCCATGCACGACGTCAAGGGGAAGGACGGCGTGGGCGCGACGATGGACCACATGGAGCTCGAGCGCGAGCGCGGCATCACGATCACCAGCGCCGCGACCTACGTGACCTGGAAGGACCACTACATCAACATCATCGACACCCCGGGGCACGTCGACTTCACGATCGAGGTCGAGCGGGCGCTGCGGGTGCTCGACGGCGCGGTCCTCGTCCTCTGCGCCGTGGCCGGCGTCCAGTCGCAGTCGATCACCGTGGACCGCCAGATGCGCCGCTACGGCGTGCCGCGCCTGGCCTTCGTCAACAAGTGCGACCGCACCGGCGCCCACCCGGACAAGGTCGTCCGCGACCTGCGCGAGAAGCTCGGGCTGCGGGCGGTGCTGATGCAGCTGCCGATCGGCCTCGAGGCGAAGTTCGAAGGGCTCGTGGACCTCGTCGAGATGAAGGCGATCTACTTCCGCGGCCCGGACGGGAACGACCTCGAGTACGCCGAGATCCCGGCCGACATGAAGGCCCTCGCCGACGAGCGGCGCGCCGACATGCTCGACACGCTGACCCTCTTCTCCGACGAGCTGACCGAGGCGGTCCTCGAGGGGACCGAGACGGTCGAGCAGATCCACGCCGCGATCCGCAAGGGGGTGCTGGCGCTGCAGCTCGTGCCGGTCTTCATCGGCTCGGCCTACAAGAACAAGGGCGTGCAGCCGCTGCTCGACGCCGTGACCCGCTACCTCCCCTCGCCGCTCGACCGGACGGCGGAGGCGATCGCCACCGGCGACGAGGAAAAGAGCGTCCGGCTGACCTCGGACCCCGACAAGCCGACCGTCGCCCTCGCCTTCAAGCTCGACGAGGGGCGCTACGGCCAGCTGACGTTCATCCGCGTCTACGAGGGGAAGCTCGTCAAGGGCGGGACGGTCGTCAACCAGCGGAACGGCCGCAAGGTCAAGCTGGGACGGATCGTCCGGATGCACGCCGACGAGATGCAGGACATCGAGGACGCCGGCGCCGGCGACATCTGCGGCCTGTTCGGCATCGACTGCCACAGCGGCGACACCTTCACCAGCGAGGGCGTCGACCTGACGATGACCTCGATGCACGTCCCCGACCCGGTGATCTCCCTCTCGCTCAAGCCGGCCGACAACGCCGCGGCGGCGAAGGTCGGCAAGGCCCTCTCCCGCTTCACCAAGGAAGACCCGACCTTCCGCGTCCGGGTGGACGAGGAGTCGGGCGAGACGGTCATCTCCGGCATGGGCGAGCTCCACCTCGACGTCTACGTCGAGCGGATGCGCCGCGAGTACGGCGCCGAGGTCACGACCGGCGCGCCGCAGGTGGCGTACCGCGAGGCGATCTCCCGCCGGGCCGAGTTCAACTACCTGCACAAGAAGCAGACCGGCGGTTCCGGCCAGTACGCCCGCGTCGCCGGCTACCTCGAGCCGCTCCAAGGGGCGGACTACGAGTTCGTGGACGACATCAAGGGCGGCCTGATCCCCTCCGAGTACATCCCCTCCTGCGACAAGGGGTTCCGCTCGGCGCTGGCCAAGGGCGCGATGATCGGCTTCCCGATCGTCGGGATCCGCGTCGTGATCAACGACGGCGCCGCCCACGCGGTCGACTCCTCGGACATGGCCTTCCAGGCGGCCGCCCGCAAGGCGTTCCGCGAGGCCTACCGCCGCGCCGGCCCGCAGATCCTCGAGCCGCTGATGAAGGTCTCCGTCGAGGGCCCCGGCGAATTCCAGGGGACGATCTACCGCTCGCTGATGCAGCGCCGCGGTACGATCATCGGCTCGATGGAAGACGAGGGGTTCGCCCGCATCGACGCCGAGGTGCCGCTCTCCGAAATGTTCGGCTACTCCACCGACCTGCGCTCGGCCACCCAGGGGAAGGCCGAGTTCACGATGGAGTTCGCGCGCTACACTCCGGTGCCGCGCGAGGTCTCGGAGAAGCTGCTCACGGAATACAAGGGCGCCGCGGCGGCCGCGGCGGAGGAGGAGTGA
- a CDS encoding class I fructose-bisphosphate aldolase, with amino-acid sequence MIEKIRTLLGADAPLLDHVCRTISKERLHLPGPDYVDRILAATDRSPNVLRNYQLLLNTGRLARTGYVSILPVDQGIEHSAGASFAPNPDYFDPENIVKLALEGGCNAVASTLGVLGAVSRKYAHKIPMMLKLNHNELLTYPNKFDQVPFADVRQAFDMGAVAVGATIYWGSDGATRQLQEVSEAFQAAHELGMVTVLWCYLRNPAFKKDKDYHVSADLTGQANHLGVTLQADVIKQKLPENNGGYLALKAEGYGKTNKKVYDELTTDNPIDLCRYQVANCYMGRIGLINSGGASSGAADLAEAVKTAVINKRAGGMGLISGRKAFQRPMAEGVALLNAIQDVYLCRDVTVA; translated from the coding sequence ATGATCGAAAAGATCCGCACGCTTCTCGGCGCCGACGCGCCGCTCCTCGACCACGTCTGCCGCACGATTTCGAAGGAGCGGCTGCACCTCCCCGGCCCGGACTACGTCGACCGCATCCTCGCCGCGACCGACCGCAGCCCGAACGTGCTCCGCAACTACCAGCTGCTGCTGAACACCGGGCGCCTCGCCCGCACCGGCTACGTCTCCATCCTGCCCGTGGACCAGGGGATCGAGCACTCCGCCGGCGCCTCGTTCGCGCCGAACCCGGACTACTTCGATCCGGAGAACATCGTCAAGCTGGCGCTCGAGGGGGGCTGCAACGCCGTGGCCTCGACGCTCGGCGTGCTCGGGGCGGTGTCGCGCAAGTACGCGCACAAGATCCCGATGATGCTCAAGCTCAACCACAACGAGCTGCTGACCTACCCCAACAAGTTCGACCAGGTCCCCTTCGCCGACGTGCGCCAGGCGTTCGACATGGGCGCCGTCGCCGTCGGCGCGACGATCTACTGGGGCTCGGACGGCGCGACGCGCCAGCTGCAGGAGGTCTCGGAAGCCTTCCAGGCGGCGCACGAGCTGGGGATGGTCACCGTGCTCTGGTGCTACCTGCGCAACCCGGCGTTCAAGAAGGACAAGGACTACCACGTCAGCGCCGACCTCACCGGGCAGGCGAACCACCTCGGCGTGACGCTGCAGGCCGACGTCATCAAGCAGAAGCTCCCCGAGAACAACGGCGGCTACCTCGCGCTCAAGGCCGAGGGGTACGGCAAGACGAACAAGAAGGTCTACGACGAGCTGACCACCGACAACCCGATCGACCTCTGCCGCTACCAGGTGGCCAACTGCTACATGGGGCGGATCGGCCTGATCAACAGCGGCGGCGCCTCCTCGGGCGCGGCCGACCTCGCCGAGGCGGTCAAGACCGCGGTGATCAACAAGCGCGCCGGCGGGATGGGGCTGATCTCCGGGCGCAAGGCGTTCCAGCGGCCGATGGCCGAGGGCGTCGCGCTGCTCAACGCGATCCAGGACGTCTACCTCTGCCGCGACGTGACCGTCGCCTGA
- a CDS encoding sigma-70 family RNA polymerase sigma factor, producing the protein MADESRDDAAFLEAVRRGDAAAFDQFVERFGPMILAFGMRSCGRREDAEDVFQETLVKVFTQLRGLENPGALKTWLWRVVANECLMSRRGPRDPARSIGIEDLRPPGSDAPVEFADPRAASPEGAAIAAEERARVEAALRNLSPDHRIIVLLRDFEGLRTAEVADVLGITEANAKVRLHRARTALRAELAAGPEERR; encoded by the coding sequence GTGGCGGACGAGAGCCGGGACGACGCGGCTTTTCTCGAGGCGGTGCGGCGCGGCGACGCCGCGGCGTTCGACCAGTTCGTCGAGCGGTTCGGCCCGATGATCCTCGCCTTCGGGATGCGGTCGTGCGGACGGCGCGAGGACGCCGAGGACGTCTTCCAGGAGACGCTGGTCAAGGTCTTCACGCAGCTCCGCGGGCTGGAAAACCCCGGCGCGCTCAAGACATGGCTCTGGCGGGTGGTGGCCAACGAGTGCCTGATGAGCCGGCGCGGGCCGCGGGATCCGGCGCGCTCGATCGGGATCGAAGATCTGCGCCCGCCGGGGAGCGACGCGCCGGTGGAGTTCGCCGATCCGCGGGCGGCGTCCCCCGAGGGGGCGGCGATCGCCGCCGAGGAGCGGGCGCGGGTCGAGGCGGCGCTCCGCAACCTCTCGCCCGACCACCGCATCATAGTTTTGCTCCGCGACTTCGAAGGGCTGAGGACCGCCGAGGTCGCCGACGTGCTCGGCATCACGGAAGCCAACGCCAAGGTGCGGCTCCACCGCGCGCGCACGGCGCTGCGCGCCGAGCTCGCGGCGGGGCCGGAGGAACGGCGATGA
- a CDS encoding 4Fe-4S dicluster domain-containing protein — protein MSGPAGGDLGHAFGLLFDGTRCIGCGACREACKERNGLPPTPFEPETEDLSSRTLTVVNLRAGRYVRRLCMHCAEPTCASVCPVGAFEKTASGPVVYRAERCIGCRYCMQACPFEVPRYEWEKPLPLVKKCDLCADRVGLGLPTACAAVCPTGATTFGRRADLLDEARARIKKEPGRYVDHVYGEKEVGGTSVLLLAGVAFDRLGYRTDLPTTPLPALSWRVMSQVPKFVVAAGVVLGGIHWITRRREDVAAAEGRETEDDR, from the coding sequence ATGTCCGGTCCAGCGGGCGGCGATCTCGGCCACGCCTTCGGGCTGCTCTTCGACGGCACGCGCTGCATCGGCTGCGGCGCCTGCCGCGAGGCGTGCAAGGAACGGAACGGCCTGCCGCCGACGCCGTTCGAGCCGGAGACGGAGGACCTCTCCTCCCGGACGTTGACGGTGGTCAACCTCCGCGCCGGCCGCTACGTGCGCCGCCTCTGCATGCACTGCGCCGAGCCGACCTGCGCCTCGGTCTGCCCGGTCGGGGCGTTCGAGAAGACGGCGTCCGGGCCGGTCGTCTACCGCGCCGAGCGGTGCATCGGCTGCCGCTACTGCATGCAGGCCTGCCCGTTCGAGGTCCCGCGCTACGAGTGGGAGAAGCCGCTCCCGCTGGTCAAGAAGTGCGACCTCTGCGCCGACCGGGTCGGGCTCGGCCTGCCGACCGCCTGCGCGGCGGTCTGCCCGACCGGCGCGACGACGTTCGGCCGCCGCGCGGATCTCCTCGACGAGGCGCGGGCGCGGATCAAGAAGGAGCCGGGACGCTACGTGGACCACGTGTACGGCGAGAAGGAGGTCGGCGGGACGTCGGTCCTGCTCCTCGCCGGCGTGGCGTTCGACCGCCTCGGCTACCGGACCGACCTGCCGACGACGCCGCTCCCCGCGCTCAGCTGGCGGGTGATGTCGCAGGTGCCGAAGTTCGTCGTCGCCGCGGGGGTGGTGCTCGGCGGGATCCATTGGATCACGCGGCGCCGCGAGGACGTCGCCGCGGCCGAAGGGCGGGAGACGGAGGACGACCGATGA
- a CDS encoding DUF2058 domain-containing protein, which produces MGSLKDELLKKGLADDKRARQLAHDEKARRNKLGKDAVDEERRRAEEERLAKERGRRETDRAREAERTKEQAAKTARAALVQMIKDRAVTSGIRGPRRWHFVTRDRKAPFLEVSDEAGKQLEAGRLAICEIPGSDPEQFVVVPGETALRVAETAPEYVRFHNQGGPPRP; this is translated from the coding sequence ATGGGCTCGCTGAAGGACGAACTGCTCAAGAAAGGGCTCGCCGACGACAAGCGGGCGCGGCAACTCGCGCACGACGAGAAGGCGCGCCGCAACAAGCTCGGCAAGGACGCGGTGGACGAAGAACGTCGCCGCGCCGAGGAAGAGCGTCTGGCCAAGGAGCGGGGACGCCGCGAGACCGACCGGGCGCGCGAGGCGGAGCGGACCAAGGAGCAGGCGGCGAAGACGGCGCGCGCGGCGCTGGTCCAGATGATCAAGGACCGCGCCGTGACGAGCGGGATCCGCGGGCCGCGGCGCTGGCACTTCGTGACCCGGGACCGCAAGGCGCCGTTCCTCGAGGTTTCCGACGAGGCCGGCAAGCAGCTCGAGGCGGGGCGGCTGGCGATCTGCGAGATCCCCGGCTCCGACCCGGAGCAGTTCGTCGTCGTGCCCGGCGAGACCGCGCTCCGCGTCGCCGAGACCGCGCCGGAGTACGTCCGCTTCCACAACCAAGGCGGCCCGCCGCGCCCCTGA
- a CDS encoding zf-HC2 domain-containing protein — protein MSEGACEEVRGRLSESIDGQLSPAEETALASHLAACPACRAFAEELRRAVEACRRLPLPCADDECLKRAVAAARAELLRRGLLR, from the coding sequence ATGAGCGAAGGGGCCTGCGAGGAGGTCCGCGGGCGGCTGTCGGAGTCGATCGACGGCCAACTCTCCCCCGCGGAGGAGACGGCGCTGGCGTCCCACCTCGCCGCCTGCCCGGCCTGCCGCGCCTTCGCCGAGGAACTGCGGCGCGCGGTCGAGGCCTGCCGCCGCCTGCCCCTCCCTTGCGCGGACGACGAGTGCCTCAAGCGCGCCGTCGCCGCGGCCCGCGCGGAGCTGTTGCGCCGCGGTCTGCTGCGCTGA